A segment of the Sphingopyxis sp. OAS728 genome:
TCATGAAATTCTATGTGCAAATCGCGCTCGCGGGGGCGCTGATGGCGCTCGGCGGGTGCGCCGGGCAGACCCCGCTCGCAGGAAGCGGTGCCGCGCCCCCGCCCGCCGAGGCCTTCCGCCTCTCCCCCGGCGACAAGATCAAGGTCGCCACCTTTGGCGAAGAAAAACTCAGCGGCGATTTCGAGATCTCGCCTGCTGGCACGATCGCCTTCCCGCTGATCGGCGAGGTCAAGGCGGTGGGATTGCAGACCGAGGAACTGTCGAAGGCGATCGAGGCGCAGCTCGGCGACGGCTATCTGCTCGATCCCCAAGTCTCGATCCAGGTCGCCAATTTCCGGCCGGTCTATATCCTTGGCGAAGTAAACAAGCCCGGCGAATATCCCTATACGCAGGGGCTGACGATCCGGGGCGCGGTCGCGAAGGCCGACGGCTTTACCTATCGCGCCAACGAGAAGCGCGTTTTCCTGAAGCGTGCGGGCGAGGCCGGCGAGCAGGAATATCCGATGACCGCCGATTTCGCGGTGCTTCCCGGCGACACGATCCGTTTCGGCGAGCGTTATTTCTGATGGACATGGCCACCGCATCGCTCGCGCCCGCCCCGGCGTTCGAGGAACCCATATCCGACGAGAGCGGCAAGCCGCATCTGCGCGGCTGCCCGGTGAGCTTCGCCAAGCTGAAGGCGCTGCTCGCTGCCGATCTCTATCGCTACGCCGGGCGCGTCAGCTTTGGTGCCTTTGCCAAACATTATGCCTTCACGCCGGGGTATAAATATACGGTGCTGATGCGCACCGCCGGCTGGCTCAAGCTCAAACCCGCCAAGGCGTTCGGTCTCTACCCCTTCGCCAAGTGGATGCTGCTGCGCGCGCGGTACAAATATGGCTTCGCGATCCCCGAATATATGGAGATCGGACCGGGCCTGTTCCTCAACCGCT
Coding sequences within it:
- a CDS encoding polysaccharide biosynthesis/export family protein, which produces MKFYVQIALAGALMALGGCAGQTPLAGSGAAPPPAEAFRLSPGDKIKVATFGEEKLSGDFEISPAGTIAFPLIGEVKAVGLQTEELSKAIEAQLGDGYLLDPQVSIQVANFRPVYILGEVNKPGEYPYTQGLTIRGAVAKADGFTYRANEKRVFLKRAGEAGEQEYPMTADFAVLPGDTIRFGERYF
- a CDS encoding serine acetyltransferase is translated as MATASLAPAPAFEEPISDESGKPHLRGCPVSFAKLKALLAADLYRYAGRVSFGAFAKHYAFTPGYKYTVLMRTAGWLKLKPAKAFGLYPFAKWMLLRARYKYGFAIPEYMEIGPGLFLNRFGGFYFHGDTVLGSNVNITHGVVLGYMNRGSRRGAPVIGDRTFLGSGAKVIGGIHIGAEAAIGANSVVTKDVPERGVVGGIPAKLLSDQGSDGYINRLAPPELLAACEGALYGSRAAKSA